The DNA segment GTCTACTGGTGTCAGATGATTATGCGGGAGCGATTTACCGTGTGACTTATCCGCAGACAAAGTAGCCTAAAGGTAAAGTCTTAAACGCTAACCCAGCTGATAAACCGCTTAAAAAATGATGCGCGGAATAATCGAGTGAATTATCCCGCGCATTGTTGTCTGTTTCTGTGAATACGCTTTGAATGTGCTCGCGAAATTAGTCGCGCTTGCCCCAGATATGGCTATTGATCTGGCTATCCGTTGTCGATGCCGCTGCATTCGCCTTAGCAGGTTTCTGCGCTGGTTTTGCAGGCTTTTTGGCCGGTGCGTTGGATGATTTTGCGGCTGGCAGTGGCAGTTTATTAGTTTTTAAATACAAATATTCCACCTTTTCCCGCGCCCAGTCGGTTTTTCTTAAAAAGCGCAGGCTCGATTTGATACTCGGGTCTTCGGTAAAACAACGGATTTTGATACGAGCGCCGAGTTCTTCCCAGCCATAGTGTTCCACCAGTTGGGTGACTATGGCTTCGAGTGTGATGCCGTGTAATGGGTTATTTGATTGAGTCATCTTGAATAAACAGCCGTGAACAATGGCGGGATTATACCAGTATTATGGGCTGAGGCTTAAGACGATGGATAAAAAAACGGGCACTATCAGTGCCCGTCCCATTTGAATTGCGTTATTTCTACAAGGTTTGCTAGAAATTAGGCTTCATCGGGTAATTCGCTATCGCTATCGATTTCGCCTTTACCTTTGGTTTTCACAATCAGTAAGCCTGTGATAACTAAGGTTGAAATGGTTCCAGCAATGGTCGACAGGGTCATAGGTAAGCCCGCGCCTAAGGTTGCCGAGTTCAGCAGGAAGGTAATAACCACAGTAGTCATAAACATCGCTGGAATAGTGGTGATCCAGTGCAGTTTATTGTGACGCAGTAGGTAAGCAGAGGCTGTCCAGAGCATCAACACAGCAGTCGCTTGGTTAGCCACACCGAAATAGCGCCAGATCACGCCGAAGTCAACTTGAGTCAGCAAACCACCAATCACAAATAATGGGATGGCTAGGGCTAAACGTTTTGGTAACGCAACCTGTGGCATTTTAAAGAACTCAGCCAAGATCAAACGGGCAGAGCGGAAAGCGGTGTCGCCTGAAGTAATTGGCAGAATAATTACCCCAAGGATTGCCATAAAGCCACCTACAGCACCTAATAGACCAGTAGAGGCTTCGTATACTACGTTTGCAGGGTTGCCTGCCATGCCAGTGCTTAACCCTTCAACACCGTGGAAGTAAGACAGTGCAATCGCACACCAGAGTAGGGCGATGATACCTTCACCGATCATGGCGCCAAAGAACACGAAACGGCCGTTCTTTTCGTTTTCAACGCAACGTGCCATCAGAGGCGATTGTGTCGCGTGGAAGCCTGAAATTGCACCACAAGCAATGGTGATAAACAGTGCAGGCCACAGTGGCATGTCTTTAGGGTTTAAGTTTTGGAAGAAGTCACCCGCTTGCACATTGGGCAGCAGAGTATGTTCGCTCGATAATATGATCGCAAAGGCTAAACCAAAGGACATAAAGAACAGCAGCGCGCCAAAGAAGGGATACAGACGGCCGATAATTTTATCGACAGGTACCACAGTGGCAATTAGGTAGTAAACGAAGATAATTGCAACGAAAATGCTGACATCCCAACCAGTCAGCTTGCCTAACAGACCCGCTGGAGCAGAGATAAACACCACACCCACAAGCAACAGCAGGATGATGGCAAACACGTTCATAAAGTGTTTGGCGCTCTTACCTAAGTATTTACCCGCAAGGTTTGGCACAGATTGACCACCGTTACGGACGGATAGCATGCCCGAAAAGTAATCGTGCACCGCACCGGCAAAAATACAACCGATCACAATCCACAGCATGGCTGCTGGACCGTAAAGCGCACCTAGAATTGGGCCGAAGATTGGACCCACACCCGCGATATTTAATAATTGGATTAAGTACACTTTGCCTTTCGACATAGGCACATAGTCTACGCCGTCGGTTTGGCTAAAAGCAGGTGTTTGACGTTTTTCGTTGATACCAAATACCTTTTCAACAAAGGTACCGTAGATAAAGTAACCGCCGATCAATAGACCGACGCAGAGTAGGAACCACATCATTTTAGTTATCTCCCCATTTTGAGTTGTGCAGAGTGTAAACAAGTTGTTTACACAAAACAGGGCTAACTGGGTGAGAGGTCGATAATGCTGACTCAGCGGTAATAGAATGGGGCGAGCGGTTGCATACGTATGTCATTCATAAGTATTAACCGCTCTAAGTGGTTCTGATACGAGTATGAGTGGTTGGCTATGGGGTTACTGAAAACCAAACAATTGCTTAAGGCTTTTGAGATAGCGGCGGGATACGGGCACTTTGTCGCCAAGCAGAGTGGTGACTTCGGCGCCAGTATCGAGCAGTTCTATCTCGGCAATGGCTTTGGGCGAAATCAGATATTGGCGATGACAACGCACCAGCGGCGTTTTTTCCTCTAACACTTTCAGCGTGAGCTGGGTGTGGACCTTGCCTTTGGTGCAGGCGACATGGATACCGCTTAAATCGCTAAAGACATATTCGACATCTTGAATGGGGATGACTTTTAACTTACTGCCGCTGTAACAGGGCAAATGCTCCAGAGTCGATGGCGCGATCAGATTCACGGCTTGTGGCGTAAGATCCTTACGTACTCGTTTTAAGGTTTGGCTGAGACGTTCGGCATCAATAGGCTTGAGTAGATAATCAAAGGCGTGATTATCAAAGGCTTTTACTGCAAACTCATCGAAGGCGGTCACGAAGACGATTTTAGGCAAAGTGTCGGGATCGAGCATGGCAATCAACTCCATGCCGGAAATCCGCGGCATTTGGATGTCGAGGAAAATCAATTGAGGTTTTTCTTTGGCAATGGTTTGCAGCGCTTCAATCGCATTGGAGCATTGGCCAATAATGTCAATATCGGCTTCTTGACTGAGCAGATCGGCCAGTTCTTCACGGGCAAACAATTCATCGTCGACAATTAAACAAGTGATCACGTGCTAGTTTCCGTCTGTTCTATGGGTAAGCGGATGGTGACTTTGGTGTACTCATCCGGCTCGCATTCCACCTGAATGCCATACTGCTCGCCAAACAGGTTTTGGATCCTTTTATGGACTAAATTCATGCCTAGCCCTTCAGAACCAATAATGGGTTGGTAAAGCCCCGCATTATCAGTGACTTCTAAGACCAATACCTGTTCTTCCATCCGGCCTGTCACCTTGATTTGCCCTTGCTCAATCATATGGGAGGTGCCGTGTTTGACGGCATTCTCAATAATGGGCTGCAGGGTAAAGGCAGGCACTTTACAGTGATAGAGTGACTCAGGGATAGCGATATTGACCTGTAATTTATCAATAAATCTCGCTTTCTCAATGGTGAGATAGGAGGCGATGTGATCGAGCTCATCCCCGAGTGTCACTAAACCCGTGGTACGTTTTAAATTGATCCGCAAAAACTGCGACAACTGCTGTAACAGTTGCTTCGACATATCGGGATCGCGCTTGATAATCGCGCTGATGGTATTGAGTGCATTAAATAAAAAATGGGGATTCACTTGAGCTTGCAGCAATTTGAGCTCGGCTTGGGTCAGCAGATTTTGTTGCTGTTCAAAGCGGCCATAGAGGATCTGGTTCGACAATAGCCGCGCAATCCCTTCCCCTAAGGTGCGGTTAATGTTCAAGAACAGTTTATTTTTAGGCTCATATAACTTGATGGTGCCAATGACTTCGGTGTCGCTGCGAAGTGGGATCACCAGGCTAGAGCCGAGTTTACACTGGCTTGAAATCGAGCAGGAATAGGGCATCTCTACGCCATCGGCGAACATCACCTTGTTTTGGTTAATGGCCTCAAGGGTTATTTTTGAGGAAATCGGTGTGCCGGGGATATGATGGTCGGCGCCTATGCCGATAAAAGCCAAGAGTTTTTCGCGGTCGGTAATGGCTACAGCACCGACATTGGTCTCTTGGATCACAATTTGCGCGACCTTACCGCTGCTCTCTTCGTTAAACCCCTTGGAGAGCAAGCCCACGCTGCGCTCGGCAATCTTGAGCGCCTTAGTCGAGAAGCTAGAGGATAGTTTATCGAACATGGTTTTTTGGTCACGGATCATACTCATAAACAGCGCCGCACCGATGGAGTTAACCAAAAGCATCGGCGGCGCAATCTGCCGAACTAATTCCCAGGCATCATCAAATGGACGGGCGATCAGTAGAATAATGCTCATCTGCATCATTTCTGCGTAAAAGGTGACTAGGCAAACTAACAATGGATTGTAGATAAGCTCGCTCTTGCCCGCGCGGCGCAGGTAAAAACTGATCATGCCCGCCGACAGACCTTCGAGGGTCGTGGAGATGGCGCAGGCTAAATCGGTAAAACCACCCATGCTGTAGCGGTGCAAACCACCCGTGATACCGACGAAAAATCCCGTGACAGGACCGCCGAGTAAGCCACCTAATACTGCGCCCATCGCGCGAGTATTGGCAATGGCACCCGAGGTTTGCTCGCCAAAATAGGTTGCCATGATGCAAAAGCTTGAAAAAATGAGGTAAATAAATACCTTGTGCGGTAGGCGTGGCGCGGTTTCGGCGAACAGTTTAAAGAGTGGTGTTTTACTGACCAAATACACTATCACTAAGTAGAGTGACATCTGTTGAGTCAGGAGCAAGATCAAGGACATAGTGGCTCACTTTATCGTCAATGCAATCGGCACAGGCATAGAAATAGGCAGTATGTGCGCAAGATCAGGGTTAAAATTCAACAGTTCGGATATAAAGCTTAATCTTTTTTACATCTTTTGGAGAGACTATGTCCGATTCTGTTCACGGTCATGACGTTATGGCGCTGATGGTAGCGCAAGAAAAACCGCTTTTAAAGCTTGAGTTTATCGCCTTGATGGCACAAACCTTTGGTGACAATGCGCGTTATCATACCTGCAGCGCCGATAATCTAAAGGCAGAAGAGCTAATCAGTTTATTGATCCGCAAGGGGAAAATGCTGGAGTCTGCGCAAGGGCTCACACTGGTCGCGGGGCGGCAGTGTAATCATTCACACCACTAAGATGATTGAAGTACTCTTGTTAATTGAAGCCTTGCTAATCTAAGCCTTGCTAATCGAAGCCTAGCCTAATTGTTGTCTGGCTTCATATGAGCCTCGGCGAACTGACCTTAGTCTATATAGCGCCAGTCCAGTTTAGCGCCATTGGCCGCATTAGGTTGCGGCCAATGAAATCTCCCGAAAGCGCAATTTTATAGAAGGAGAAGGTTGCATCGTGGCAGTTGCTATTGTGGAATAATTTAATCGGTTATGGATAAATGATTAATATCAATGGATAAAGAGCAGGGTTAGCCTTCATCTTTCTTACCTTTATTGACTACTTTAAGCTGTTCATCGGCGGTCTTTCGGCTGAATTCATCAATCAAAATACGCAGCAGACGCGATTTGGCGATCTTGGTTTCTTTTGCTAGGCCATCGAGCTGGGAAATACTGGTTTCGGTTAAGGTAAAAGTCGCGTGACGGTAAATCTTGGCGGACTTTTTATCTAATCCCTTTGGCTCGGCAGTGGGGATACTAAGAAGACTCGCCTTACCAAGAGCATAGTTATTGGCATCTTCAATAAAATCATCAACAGAAACCGACTTGATGACTTGTTTGGGTTTCTTACGTTTAAGATCAGTTAAGCTCATAACTATTTTCTGGAGGTAAGGTGAACAGCTCATCCACAATTGCGCGGATTTCGTCGGCCGCTTTTCCATCGGGCTCAATTTCCATCACGGACGATCCTTTTTCCTCACTGTCATCGTAAATATTGCGGCAGAACGTGACCGAGTTGAGCACGCGTAGGCCAAAGGATTGGACAACTTCTTTCGCCTCAAGGATCCGTTTGACCTGTGTGGGTAGTGCGGGACATTGGGTGAGGACTATGGTGGCCACCATTTTGGGGTTAACCATCTTACAGGTGCTGAGCATGTCTTCCATATGGGGCAAGGTTTTTAGATCGCGACGCTTAGGCCTTAAGGGGATCACCACGTAAGTGGCTACCGACATCGCGGCACGCATAGCAAGGTTATCTTGGCCACCACAGTCGACAATCACATAGTCGAAACGCTCATTGAGACTGAGCAAATCGTTACGAATTTTGCCGTAGAGTTGAATACAGTTAATGGCAGGGAGGCTAGGGTCGTTGTTTCGGGCTTGATCCAATCGGATGTGGTACGTTGTGGGTCACAGTCGACCATCAGCACATTGGCGTCAAATTTCTGTTTTATATAAACCGCCAGATTTTGCGCGAGGCAACTCTTGCCACTGCCACCTTTTTCACCACCCACCAGCAATATCATAGCTATGTCCCCTGTACGAATAGTTCAACTAATTCAGTGTAGAACAGCTCAATCGACCCTGCGTAGCTGGATTGAAATTAAAGCAATTGCATGGCGACATGATAACTTTGATCATGACGTTTAGAGCAGCGGCAGACCTGACCTTTAACACTATTCTCATGATCTGTGTCTGGATTAAAGGTCACGCTAACTAAATCACCCAATGTGAAGGGTTTTTTGTAATCAAACAGTATGCCTCGGCGGGCTAAATCGATGCACACACCTTGGTCGGTATGCTCTATACCGTCATTATCAGTCCAATGTAAAACTACACGCTCGGCTTCCATATCCACGCGAAGCGACCCACGTTTTTCTTCAAATCCTGTTGGATGGTCACCCATAACTCAATTGCCCCGTAAATAATTGATCTCAGTAAAACTAGCATAATTGCTTTTTGGCAGAATACCAATGTGAAAGCGAGGTCTTTGACGGGGATTTTACTGGCAGGAACAACGCGCCATTGCGTTTGGCTGGCAATGGCGCGCGGGAGAGTTAATTATCGTATTCTTGATTTTTAGGGTAAGGCATTTTTAATTGGCCCCAACGGATAACGATAACCGTAGCCGCTAAGATCAACGTAGAGAGTGAAATGGCGGCAATTCGCCAGTCATCCATGCTCTTCATATCTAAAATTAAATACCGCGCTAGAGCGACAATCGCAATGTACAGCGGCATACGCACGGGTAATTTGCCCGATTCGGCGTAGTTGGCCACCATGGCGAGCACTTCTAGGTAAATAAACAATAACAGCAGATCGGCAAGCGCTACGGCGCCGACATTAAAGACATGGACAATTTCTTGGCCGATGGCGACAACGGTCGCAATCGCAATGATGATTAATACTAGATGCTCAACGGCTTTTAAGCCCTTAGCACCGTATTGACGATAAAATGGCATAGGTACTCCCTACTGAATATTTTTATAAATAGTAACAGTAAAAATACCTTAGGTAGGGAAAAGAGGCGTGATTCTCTGTGACTCAATTCACAAGATAACAAATGCTCGTTGAGCCACAGAATCAAGCGTCACGATTTTAGACGCCGCTTTAGCCTGGGCGTCCATCGGCTCTTACGCGACAAAGCATGGGCCCATAGCAGTAACAGAAACAACCAAAGGCTATCATCCACAGCGCAACGGCGGCGAGCATGAGTTCGATAAACCAGGCACTTAACAAGCCCGCAAGGACGCGCAGCACTGTGGCGAAGAGGATCAAGGCAAAAGCCAACGTCATGGGTCGTGGCGGTGTTAGCGTGCGGCCAGTATGTCCGAGTGAGACCCGTGACATCATAGCGAGGATCATTCCGCCTAATCCCCCAACAGTAATAGCATGCATGCCAACGGAAAGTGGCAATCCCGCTGCAATCATCCCTAAGCCGATGGGGATGCATAAGTAACTTAAATGCAGCGACCATAATAGTGGCACGGGCCAACTCGCGCGCCATCCCCAACGTGACCAGCGAAATAACAGGACTACGCCTGCTACGCCCGCCAGAAGGCGAGTTAATAGGGTTTCAGTGAAAAAGAGGCTCAGCACGAGAGCAAAGAGGCTCGCAAAACTGACAAACTCAATGGCTGGGATCGGGGCATGCTTTTGCCATTGGGTTGCGCGCTCAGTGAAAATGGGATCACCCGTCCACCGAGCAGCGCGACGATCACGGCGACCAATATCACTGCGGCATAGAGTCCGTTATTCATCCAATTCAATTGATTCGTCATTAAGCCGTAATAACTCACGCCGTTGAAGAGGGTGAGTAAACTCAGAATGGGAATAAACACAAAGTTGCGCCACTGGCGAACCTCAATCACCGAAATGGCTAACAAGATCGCCGTTAAGGGTAAAAACAGCAGATCGATGATCATAATCGCAACAAACGGAATGTTGAAGGGCAATATGAACAGCAACCGAGGCAGTAGCCAGACTAAAAATAGCCCAGCTAAAGGCAAGCCTTTAACGCCGGGGCGGCCCGTCCAGTTTTGAACGGCCGTCAGTAAAAAGCCTGCAACCACTGCGCAGACAAAGCCAAAAATCATCTCATGGCCATGCCACCAGAGTGAATTGAGTGTGCTTGGCAGTAACGACTTGCCTGAGAGCAAGCCGCCCCATATGCCCAAACTTAAGAGACTAAACAGGCTGGCAAACAGGAAAAAGGGTCTAAAACCTAAGCGAAACAAAGCTACTTTGGGTTGTAAGTGTGCGGGTTCATCAATATTCAGCATACAGAGCAGTGGTGAAGGTGAACATGGGAATATTTTAAGCTGCAAATAAAATGAATGTATATATCTCCTTTTGAGTAACAGTCAGTTTACTGCGGTGAAAGCTGTTTATTTTGCTGTTAGATGCAACAGATTGGCTCTTAGATGCGAGACGAGATAGCAGGCTGCTTTACGATTCAAGTTTAGCAAGCGGCAAGTGTTACAAGATTTGGGAGGAGAAAGCACGAGGAGTTAACTGGTTCTATATCTTGGGGATGAGTCGGAGAAACTCGATACTACAGATTAAGCTAATGTATCTAAGCTGAATTAATAACAAGGCATCTAAGCGCTAGTCAAAGTGCTTAGATGCTATTGGATGCGCTTAGATACAATCCGGGTGAGCTATGGGATAGTGCGGCAAAAATTCGACAAATTATTTTGTCTTACGCTTTTGCCATTTAAACATGATGGAATATTTCCACAGATTACTGATCGTCAGGTATCCCACGGCGGAAAATATTACCCCTAACACTAAGCAACCAAGCAAAAATGCGGGGCCAATGGTGGCTAGTGAGGATTCAATCCATTGCCAGCTGGCTTCAAAGGCAAACTCCTGCGGCGCATGGCCCAGAATTTTTGCGCCCAATAAATAAGCGCCATAAAACATCACGGGCATGGTGAGCGGATTGGTGATCCACACTAATGCAACAGAGACAGGAATATTGACATTAAACAGGATAGCGAAAGCGGCTGCGACGACCATTTGAAACGGCATTGGGATCCAAGCGACAAACAAACCTATGGCAAAGGCCCCCGGGGCTGAGCGGCGATTAAGCGCCCACAGATTGGGGTTATGTAATAAGCGACCGAAAATGCGTAGGTGTTTGTGCTCACGCAGGGTTTCAGGCTTAGGCATATATTTTTTGATTAATTTTTTTGGCATAGGCTGAAATTGCTGTCTTAACTTAATTCACTATGAATGGATTCATTTTTGGCTTTAGTGCCACCTTATTATCAGCGATGTTGTGGCCCTCGCTGCTGCCAATCAATT comes from the Shewanella seohaensis genome and includes:
- a CDS encoding VF530 family protein encodes the protein MTQSNNPLHGITLEAIVTQLVEHYGWEELGARIKIRCFTEDPSIKSSLRFLRKTDWAREKVEYLYLKTNKLPLPAAKSSNAPAKKPAKPAQKPAKANAAASTTDSQINSHIWGKRD
- a CDS encoding carbon starvation CstA family protein produces the protein MMWFLLCVGLLIGGYFIYGTFVEKVFGINEKRQTPAFSQTDGVDYVPMSKGKVYLIQLLNIAGVGPIFGPILGALYGPAAMLWIVIGCIFAGAVHDYFSGMLSVRNGGQSVPNLAGKYLGKSAKHFMNVFAIILLLLVGVVFISAPAGLLGKLTGWDVSIFVAIIFVYYLIATVVPVDKIIGRLYPFFGALLFFMSFGLAFAIILSSEHTLLPNVQAGDFFQNLNPKDMPLWPALFITIACGAISGFHATQSPLMARCVENEKNGRFVFFGAMIGEGIIALLWCAIALSYFHGVEGLSTGMAGNPANVVYEASTGLLGAVGGFMAILGVIILPITSGDTAFRSARLILAEFFKMPQVALPKRLALAIPLFVIGGLLTQVDFGVIWRYFGVANQATAVLMLWTASAYLLRHNKLHWITTIPAMFMTTVVITFLLNSATLGAGLPMTLSTIAGTISTLVITGLLIVKTKGKGEIDSDSELPDEA
- the btsR gene encoding two-component system response regulator BtsR encodes the protein MITCLIVDDELFAREELADLLSQEADIDIIGQCSNAIEALQTIAKEKPQLIFLDIQMPRISGMELIAMLDPDTLPKIVFVTAFDEFAVKAFDNHAFDYLLKPIDAERLSQTLKRVRKDLTPQAVNLIAPSTLEHLPCYSGSKLKVIPIQDVEYVFSDLSGIHVACTKGKVHTQLTLKVLEEKTPLVRCHRQYLISPKAIAEIELLDTGAEVTTLLGDKVPVSRRYLKSLKQLFGFQ
- a CDS encoding sensor histidine kinase; translated protein: MSLILLLTQQMSLYLVIVYLVSKTPLFKLFAETAPRLPHKVFIYLIFSSFCIMATYFGEQTSGAIANTRAMGAVLGGLLGGPVTGFFVGITGGLHRYSMGGFTDLACAISTTLEGLSAGMISFYLRRAGKSELIYNPLLVCLVTFYAEMMQMSIILLIARPFDDAWELVRQIAPPMLLVNSIGAALFMSMIRDQKTMFDKLSSSFSTKALKIAERSVGLLSKGFNEESSGKVAQIVIQETNVGAVAITDREKLLAFIGIGADHHIPGTPISSKITLEAINQNKVMFADGVEMPYSCSISSQCKLGSSLVIPLRSDTEVIGTIKLYEPKNKLFLNINRTLGEGIARLLSNQILYGRFEQQQNLLTQAELKLLQAQVNPHFLFNALNTISAIIKRDPDMSKQLLQQLSQFLRINLKRTTGLVTLGDELDHIASYLTIEKARFIDKLQVNIAIPESLYHCKVPAFTLQPIIENAVKHGTSHMIEQGQIKVTGRMEEQVLVLEVTDNAGLYQPIIGSEGLGMNLVHKRIQNLFGEQYGIQVECEPDEYTKVTIRLPIEQTETST
- a CDS encoding YecH family metal-binding protein, producing the protein MSDSVHGHDVMALMVAQEKPLLKLEFIALMAQTFGDNARYHTCSADNLKAEELISLLIRKGKMLESAQGLTLVAGRQCNHSHH
- a CDS encoding replication protein RepA, with translation MSLTDLKRKKPKQVIKSVSVDDFIEDANNYALGKASLLSIPTAEPKGLDKKSAKIYRHATFTLTETSISQLDGLAKETKIAKSRLLRILIDEFSRKTADEQLKVVNKGKKDEG
- a CDS encoding PilZ domain-containing protein, producing MGDHPTGFEEKRGSLRVDMEAERVVLHWTDNDGIEHTDQGVCIDLARRGILFDYKKPFTLGDLVSVTFNPDTDHENSVKGQVCRCSKRHDQSYHVAMQLL
- a CDS encoding phosphate-starvation-inducible protein PsiE, coding for MPFYRQYGAKGLKAVEHLVLIIIAIATVVAIGQEIVHVFNVGAVALADLLLLFIYLEVLAMVANYAESGKLPVRMPLYIAIVALARYLILDMKSMDDWRIAAISLSTLILAATVIVIRWGQLKMPYPKNQEYDN
- a CDS encoding DUF2062 domain-containing protein; the encoded protein is MPKKLIKKYMPKPETLREHKHLRIFGRLLHNPNLWALNRRSAPGAFAIGLFVAWIPMPFQMVVAAAFAILFNVNIPVSVALVWITNPLTMPVMFYGAYLLGAKILGHAPQEFAFEASWQWIESSLATIGPAFLLGCLVLGVIFSAVGYLTISNLWKYSIMFKWQKRKTK